In Acanthochromis polyacanthus isolate Apoly-LR-REF ecotype Palm Island chromosome 15, KAUST_Apoly_ChrSc, whole genome shotgun sequence, a single genomic region encodes these proteins:
- the fbxo11a gene encoding F-box only protein 11a isoform X1 has translation MNSVRASNVSRRPRRVSRPRPVQPERNHQERDEDVPADMVAEESGPGAQNSPYQLRRKSLPKRTVCPTKTSMEGASTSTTENFGHRPKRPRVSGKCQDLPAAPAEQYLQEKLPDEVVLKIFSYLLEQDLCRAACVCKRFSELANDPILWKRLYMEVFEYTRPMMHPEAGKFYQINPEEYEQPNPWKESFQQLYKGAHVKPGFAEHFYSNPLRYKGRDNMFYYDTIEDALGGGQEPHFDGLIFVHSGIYTDEWIYIESPITMIGAAPGKVAEKVIIENTRDSTFVFMEGSEDAYVGYMTIRFNPDDKSAQHHNAHHCLEITVNCSPIIDHCIIRSTCTVGSAVCVSGQGACPTIKHCNISDCENVGLYITDHAQGIYEDNEISNNALAGIWVKNHGNPIIRRNHIHHGRDVGVFTFDHGMGYFESCNIHRNRIAGFEVKAYANPTVVRCEIHHGQTGGIYVHEKGRGQFIENKIYANNFAGVWITSNSDPTIRGNAIFNGNQGGVYIFGDGRGLIEGNDIYGNALAGIQIRTNSCPIVRHNKIHDGQHGGIYVHEKGQGVIEENEVYSNTLAGVWVTTGSTPVLRRNRIHSGKQVGVYFYDNGHGVLEDNDIYNHMYSGVQIRTGSNPKIRRNKIWGGQNGGILVYNSGLGFIEDNEIFDNAMAGVWIKTDSNPTLRRNKIHDGRDGGICIFNGGRGLLEENDIFRNAQAGVLISTNSHPVLRKNRIFDGFAAGIEITNHATATLEGNQIFNNRFGGLFLASGVNVTMKDNKIMNNQDAIEKAVSRGQCLYKISSYTSYPMHDFYRCHTCNTTDRNAICVNCIKKCHQGHDVEFIRHDRFFCDCGAGTLSNPCTLAGEPTHDTDTLYDSAPPIESNTLQHN, from the exons ATGAACTCCGTCAGAGCAAGTAACGTTAGCAGAAGACCTAGGCGAGTATCGAGGCCGCGCCCGGTGCAGCCGGAGAGGAACCACCAGGAAAGAG ATGAGGACGTTCCTGCAGATATGGTTGCAGAAGAATCCGGTCCAGGAGCTCAGAATAGTCCCTACCAACTTAGAAGAAAGTCTCTACCCAAGAGAACAGTGTGTCCGACAAAGACAAGCATGGAG GGTGCTTCCACTTCAACCACAGAAAACTTTGGACACCGACCTAAGCGTCCCAGAGTTTCAGGAAAGTGTCAAGATTTACCCG cagctccagcagagcAGTACTTGCAGGAGAAGCTTCCAGATGAGGTGGTGCTGAAGATCTTCTCGTACCTGTTGGAGCAGGACTTGTGCcgtgctgcatgtgtgtgcaagCGCTTCAGTGAGCTGGCCAATGACCCCATCCTGTG GAAGAGGCTTTACATGGAAGTTTTTGAATACACACGACCCATGATGCACCCTGAGGCAGGGAAGTTCTACCAGATAAACCCAGAGGAGTATGAGCAGCCAAACCCGTGGAAAGAAAGTTTTCAGCAGCTG tataaaGGCGCACATGTTAAACCAGGCTTTGCGGAACACTTCTACAGTAATCCTTTGAGATACAAAGGGAGAGATAACATGTTT TACTATGACACCATCGAGGATGCTCTCGGAGGGGGTCAGGAGCCTCACTTTGACGGGCTGATATTTGTCCACTCTGGTATTTACACAGACGAATGGATCTACATCGAGTCGCCGATCACAATGATCGGAGCCG CTCCCGGAAAAGTAGCAGAGAAAGTTATCATTGAGAATACCAGAGACTCCACATTTGTATTCATGGAAGGCTCCGAGGATGCTTACGTTGGATACATGACCATTAGG TTCAATCCTGATGATAAATCCGCCCAACACCACAATGCACACCACTGCTTGGAGATTACAGTCAACTGCAGCCCCATCATTGACCACTGTATCATACGCAGCACATGCACAG TGGGGTCAGCTGTCTGTGTCAGCGGCCAGGGTGCTTGTCCTACAATCAAGCACTGCAACATCAGTGACTGTGAAAACGTCGGACTTTACATCACTGATCACGCACAg GGAATCTACGAAGACAATGAGATCTCAAACAATGCTCTGGCTGGGATCTGGGTGAAAAACCATGGTAACCCAATCATCAGACGGAATCACATCCACCACGGCAGAGATGTGGGAGTTTTTACGTTCGACCACGGCATG GGTTACTTTGAGAGCTGCAACATCCATAGGAACCGCATAGCCGGCTTTGAGGTGAAGGCGTACGCCAATCCAACGGTGGTTCGTTGCGAGATCCATCATGGTCAGACGGGGGGCATCTATGTGCATGAAAAGGGCCGCGGCCAGTTCATTGAAAACAAGATCTATGCAAATAACTTTGCAGGGGTGTGGATCACCTCGAACAGCGACCCCACAATAAG GGGCAATGCCATTTTTAATGGAAACCAAGGTggcgtttatatttttggtgATGGCCGAGGCCTCATTGAAGGAAACGACATCTACGGTAACGCCCTGGCAGGAATCCAGATCAGGACAAATAGCTGCCCCATTGTCAGGCACAACAAGATCCATGATGGCCAACATGGTGGCATCTACGtg CATGAAAAAGGACAGGGAGTCATAGAGGAGAATGAGGTGTACAGCAACACACTGGCAGGAGTGTGGGTGACAACGGGCAGTACGCCAGTGCTGAGGAGGAACAGGATACACAGCGGGAAGCAG GTTGGAGTCTACTTCTATGACAATGGCCATGGTGTGCTGGAAGACAATGACATCTACAATCACATGTACTCTGGAGTTCAGATAAG GACTGGCAGCAATCCCAAGATCAGGCGGAACAAGATCTGGGGAGGCCAGAATGGGGGTATTTTGGTATACAACTCAG GCTTAGGCTTCATCGAGGACAATGAGATCTTTGACAATGCAATGGCAGGAGTGTGGATCAAGACGGACAGCAACCCCACTCTGCGGAGGAATAAGATCCATGACGGGAGAGACGGTGGGATCTGTATCTTCAATGGAGGAAGAG GTTTGCTGGAAGAGAATGACATCTTCAGAAATGCCCAAGCTGGAGTCCTCATTAGCACCAACAGTCACCCTGTACTGCGGAAGAACAGGATATTTGATGGCTTCGCTGCAG GTATTGAGATCACTAACCACGCCACAGCGACCCTAGAAGGCAATCAGATCTTCAACAATCGTTTTGGCGGATTGTTTCTTGCATCTGGTGTCAATGTTACAATGAAAG ataataaaataatgaacaaTCAAGATGCCATTGAAAAGGCTGTGAGCAGAGGTCAGTGCCTGTACAAGATTTCAAGTTACACCAGCTACCCAATGCACGATTTTTACAG GTGTCACACTTGTAACACAACAGACCGCAATGCCATTTGTGTGAACTGCATCAAAAAGTGTCACCAAGGACATGATGTGGAGTTCATCAGACACGATAG GTTCTTCTGTGACTGTGGTGCAGGGACGCTGTCGAATCCTTGTACGTTAGCTGGAGAGCCGACACACGACACAGACACACTGTATGACTCTGCTCCCCCTATAGAGTCCAATACACTGCAGCACAACTGA
- the fbxo11a gene encoding F-box only protein 11a isoform X2 — protein sequence MNSVRASNVSRRPRRVSRPRPVQPERNHQERDEDVPADMVAEESGPGAQNSPYQLRRKSLPKRTVCPTKTSMEGASTSTTENFGHRPKRPRVSGKCQDLPAPAEQYLQEKLPDEVVLKIFSYLLEQDLCRAACVCKRFSELANDPILWKRLYMEVFEYTRPMMHPEAGKFYQINPEEYEQPNPWKESFQQLYKGAHVKPGFAEHFYSNPLRYKGRDNMFYYDTIEDALGGGQEPHFDGLIFVHSGIYTDEWIYIESPITMIGAAPGKVAEKVIIENTRDSTFVFMEGSEDAYVGYMTIRFNPDDKSAQHHNAHHCLEITVNCSPIIDHCIIRSTCTVGSAVCVSGQGACPTIKHCNISDCENVGLYITDHAQGIYEDNEISNNALAGIWVKNHGNPIIRRNHIHHGRDVGVFTFDHGMGYFESCNIHRNRIAGFEVKAYANPTVVRCEIHHGQTGGIYVHEKGRGQFIENKIYANNFAGVWITSNSDPTIRGNAIFNGNQGGVYIFGDGRGLIEGNDIYGNALAGIQIRTNSCPIVRHNKIHDGQHGGIYVHEKGQGVIEENEVYSNTLAGVWVTTGSTPVLRRNRIHSGKQVGVYFYDNGHGVLEDNDIYNHMYSGVQIRTGSNPKIRRNKIWGGQNGGILVYNSGLGFIEDNEIFDNAMAGVWIKTDSNPTLRRNKIHDGRDGGICIFNGGRGLLEENDIFRNAQAGVLISTNSHPVLRKNRIFDGFAAGIEITNHATATLEGNQIFNNRFGGLFLASGVNVTMKDNKIMNNQDAIEKAVSRGQCLYKISSYTSYPMHDFYRCHTCNTTDRNAICVNCIKKCHQGHDVEFIRHDRFFCDCGAGTLSNPCTLAGEPTHDTDTLYDSAPPIESNTLQHN from the exons ATGAACTCCGTCAGAGCAAGTAACGTTAGCAGAAGACCTAGGCGAGTATCGAGGCCGCGCCCGGTGCAGCCGGAGAGGAACCACCAGGAAAGAG ATGAGGACGTTCCTGCAGATATGGTTGCAGAAGAATCCGGTCCAGGAGCTCAGAATAGTCCCTACCAACTTAGAAGAAAGTCTCTACCCAAGAGAACAGTGTGTCCGACAAAGACAAGCATGGAG GGTGCTTCCACTTCAACCACAGAAAACTTTGGACACCGACCTAAGCGTCCCAGAGTTTCAGGAAAGTGTCAAGATTTACCCG ctccagcagagcAGTACTTGCAGGAGAAGCTTCCAGATGAGGTGGTGCTGAAGATCTTCTCGTACCTGTTGGAGCAGGACTTGTGCcgtgctgcatgtgtgtgcaagCGCTTCAGTGAGCTGGCCAATGACCCCATCCTGTG GAAGAGGCTTTACATGGAAGTTTTTGAATACACACGACCCATGATGCACCCTGAGGCAGGGAAGTTCTACCAGATAAACCCAGAGGAGTATGAGCAGCCAAACCCGTGGAAAGAAAGTTTTCAGCAGCTG tataaaGGCGCACATGTTAAACCAGGCTTTGCGGAACACTTCTACAGTAATCCTTTGAGATACAAAGGGAGAGATAACATGTTT TACTATGACACCATCGAGGATGCTCTCGGAGGGGGTCAGGAGCCTCACTTTGACGGGCTGATATTTGTCCACTCTGGTATTTACACAGACGAATGGATCTACATCGAGTCGCCGATCACAATGATCGGAGCCG CTCCCGGAAAAGTAGCAGAGAAAGTTATCATTGAGAATACCAGAGACTCCACATTTGTATTCATGGAAGGCTCCGAGGATGCTTACGTTGGATACATGACCATTAGG TTCAATCCTGATGATAAATCCGCCCAACACCACAATGCACACCACTGCTTGGAGATTACAGTCAACTGCAGCCCCATCATTGACCACTGTATCATACGCAGCACATGCACAG TGGGGTCAGCTGTCTGTGTCAGCGGCCAGGGTGCTTGTCCTACAATCAAGCACTGCAACATCAGTGACTGTGAAAACGTCGGACTTTACATCACTGATCACGCACAg GGAATCTACGAAGACAATGAGATCTCAAACAATGCTCTGGCTGGGATCTGGGTGAAAAACCATGGTAACCCAATCATCAGACGGAATCACATCCACCACGGCAGAGATGTGGGAGTTTTTACGTTCGACCACGGCATG GGTTACTTTGAGAGCTGCAACATCCATAGGAACCGCATAGCCGGCTTTGAGGTGAAGGCGTACGCCAATCCAACGGTGGTTCGTTGCGAGATCCATCATGGTCAGACGGGGGGCATCTATGTGCATGAAAAGGGCCGCGGCCAGTTCATTGAAAACAAGATCTATGCAAATAACTTTGCAGGGGTGTGGATCACCTCGAACAGCGACCCCACAATAAG GGGCAATGCCATTTTTAATGGAAACCAAGGTggcgtttatatttttggtgATGGCCGAGGCCTCATTGAAGGAAACGACATCTACGGTAACGCCCTGGCAGGAATCCAGATCAGGACAAATAGCTGCCCCATTGTCAGGCACAACAAGATCCATGATGGCCAACATGGTGGCATCTACGtg CATGAAAAAGGACAGGGAGTCATAGAGGAGAATGAGGTGTACAGCAACACACTGGCAGGAGTGTGGGTGACAACGGGCAGTACGCCAGTGCTGAGGAGGAACAGGATACACAGCGGGAAGCAG GTTGGAGTCTACTTCTATGACAATGGCCATGGTGTGCTGGAAGACAATGACATCTACAATCACATGTACTCTGGAGTTCAGATAAG GACTGGCAGCAATCCCAAGATCAGGCGGAACAAGATCTGGGGAGGCCAGAATGGGGGTATTTTGGTATACAACTCAG GCTTAGGCTTCATCGAGGACAATGAGATCTTTGACAATGCAATGGCAGGAGTGTGGATCAAGACGGACAGCAACCCCACTCTGCGGAGGAATAAGATCCATGACGGGAGAGACGGTGGGATCTGTATCTTCAATGGAGGAAGAG GTTTGCTGGAAGAGAATGACATCTTCAGAAATGCCCAAGCTGGAGTCCTCATTAGCACCAACAGTCACCCTGTACTGCGGAAGAACAGGATATTTGATGGCTTCGCTGCAG GTATTGAGATCACTAACCACGCCACAGCGACCCTAGAAGGCAATCAGATCTTCAACAATCGTTTTGGCGGATTGTTTCTTGCATCTGGTGTCAATGTTACAATGAAAG ataataaaataatgaacaaTCAAGATGCCATTGAAAAGGCTGTGAGCAGAGGTCAGTGCCTGTACAAGATTTCAAGTTACACCAGCTACCCAATGCACGATTTTTACAG GTGTCACACTTGTAACACAACAGACCGCAATGCCATTTGTGTGAACTGCATCAAAAAGTGTCACCAAGGACATGATGTGGAGTTCATCAGACACGATAG GTTCTTCTGTGACTGTGGTGCAGGGACGCTGTCGAATCCTTGTACGTTAGCTGGAGAGCCGACACACGACACAGACACACTGTATGACTCTGCTCCCCCTATAGAGTCCAATACACTGCAGCACAACTGA